In Triticum urartu cultivar G1812 chromosome 6, Tu2.1, whole genome shotgun sequence, the following proteins share a genomic window:
- the LOC125512740 gene encoding heat shock cognate 70 kDa protein-like — MAAGTKGDGPAIGIDLGTTYSCVAVWRPVHQRVEVIANDQGNLTTPSCVAFTDTWRLIGDAAMNQAAMNPVNTVFDAKRLIGRRFSEESVQGDMKLWPFKVISGRSDRPMIVVKYRGEEKQFAAEEISSMVLVKMRETAETYLGTTVKDAVITVPVYFNDSQRQSTLDAGAIAGLNVTRIINEPSAAAIAYGLDDTSANGEAKTVLIFDYGGGTLDISVIKIDNGTFNVKATSGDTHLGGEDLNNRMVEHFVQDFLKKHKSDLRSNPKALMRLRTACERAKRMLSSTAEAKIEIDSLHDGIDFYATITRARFEELNLDLFSKCIMHVAKCLGDAEMDKSQVHDVVLVGGSTKIPKVQQLLQDFFHGKKLCKSINPDEAVAYGAAVQAAIHNGQYNQKVKDLVLLDVTPLSLGIELVGGVMSVVIPRNTTIPAKKERGYTTDVDYQTAVPFSVYEGEAGLVKDNNLLGMFNLTGVPPAPRLVPKLNVTFEINASGILEVTAEERPTGNKNSITITNDKGGLSKQEIDRMVRDANKY; from the exons ATGGCAGCTGGCACTAAGGGCGACGGCCCGGCGATCGGCATCGACCTCGGGACGACCTACTCCTGTGTGGCCGTGTGGCGGCCGGTGCACCAACGCGTGGAGGTCATCGCCAACGACCAGGGCAACCTCACCACGCCTTCCTGCGTCGCCTTCACCGACACCTGGCGTCTCATCGGCGACGCGGCCATGAACCAGGCTGCCATGAACCCCGTCAACACCGTCTTCG ATGCAAAGCGGCTGATCGGTCGACGCTTCAGCGAAGAGTCGGTGCAAGGAGATATGAAGTTGTGGCCTTTCAAAGTCATTTCAGGCCGTAGCGATCGACCAATGATCGTGGTGAAGTACAGGGGCGAGGAGAAGCAGTTCGCTGCTGAAGAAATATCCTCCATGGTGCTTGTCAAGATGAGGGAGACAGCGGAGACCTACCTTGGCACCACGGTGAAGGATGCTGTCATCACCGTGCCAGTCTACTTCAACGACTCGCAGCGCCAGTCCACCCTCGATGCTGGTGCCATTGCTGGCCTCAACGTCACGCGCATTATCAACGAGCCCTCCGCCGCAGCCATCGCCTACGGTCTCGACGATACTTCTGCTAATGGTGAAGCTAAGACGGTGCTCATATTTGATTATGGTGGTGGCACCTTGGATATCTCTGTCATCAAAATTGACAATGGTACCTTTAATGTCAAGGCCACGTCTGGTGACACCCACCTTGGAGGGGAGGATCTCAACAACCGGATGGTGGAGCATTTCGTGCAGGATTTCTTGAAGAAACACAAGAGTGACCTCAGAAGCAACCCGAAGGCGCTGATGCGGCTCAGGACTGCTTGCGAGAGGGCCAAGAGGATGTTGTCTTCCACGGCAGAGGCTAAGATCGAGATCGACTCCCTCCACGACGGCATTGACTTCTACGCGACCATCACCCGCGCCCGGTTCGAGGAACTCAACTTGGACCTCTTCAGCAAGTGCATTATGCATGTGGCGAAGTGCCTTGGCGACGCCGAGATGGACAAGTCACAGGTCCATGACGTTGTGCTTGTGGGTGGCTCCACCAAGATCCCCAAGGTGCAGCAGCTGCTGCAGGATTTCTTTCACGGGAAGAAGCTCTGCAAGAGCATCAACCCCGACGAGGCCGTCGCCTACGGCGCTGCTGTCCAAGCCGCCATCCATAACGGCCAGTACAACCAGAAGGTGAAGGACTTGGTCCTTCTCGATGTCACGCCGCTGTCGCTCGGGATAGAGTTGGTAGGTGGTGTCATGAGCGTGGTGATACCCAGGAACACTACCATCCCGGCCAAGAAGGAGAGGGGTTATACAACCGACGTTGACTACCAGACCGCCGTGCCCTTCTCGGTGTACGAGGGGGAAGCAGGGTTGGTCAAGGATAACAATCTGCTCGGCATGTTCAATCTCACTGGCGTCCCTCCAGCGCCGAGGCTCGTGCCAAAGCTCAATGTGACGTTCGAAATCAATGCAAGTGGCATCCTGGAAGTAACGGCGGAGGAAAGGCCGACCGGAAACAAGAACAGCATCACCATCACCAACGACAAGGGCGGGCTGAGCAAGCAAGAGATTGATAGGATGGTTCGTGATGCCAACAAGTACTAG